Proteins co-encoded in one Saprospira grandis genomic window:
- a CDS encoding SH3 domain-containing protein, giving the protein MIRLLSFLFMLGLLSPLVAQNNASIYDHFLPGQSYLLMADKVNLRQQPSLQAKVLQRAPIGSAVEIISKSDKQLRLKGMTAPWYLVLYKGQKAFVWGGLLALGQASLQDGRQLLYGYERMELRKEGQIENRQFWLGLRLVQNNKELQHLSIKAMGNLQTSLSFRLDDHRGLEQLEHIIEFSFSDGYCGGTNGMQTVFLQKQRLYALPPLYSGSDLPVFQHQYFVYPKEHQKSANLLIFKNESGEYDDATGQPQYDQQSSTDFLWNGRVLLPLKP; this is encoded by the coding sequence ATGATACGCTTACTTTCTTTTCTATTTATGCTGGGGCTCCTTTCTCCTTTGGTGGCCCAGAACAACGCCTCTATTTATGATCATTTTTTGCCAGGCCAAAGCTATCTGCTCATGGCCGATAAGGTCAATTTGCGGCAACAACCTAGTTTGCAAGCCAAGGTTTTGCAAAGAGCGCCCATTGGCAGCGCAGTAGAAATCATTAGCAAATCGGATAAGCAGCTTCGGTTGAAGGGGATGACGGCCCCCTGGTATTTGGTCCTTTATAAAGGGCAGAAAGCCTTTGTTTGGGGCGGATTACTGGCTTTGGGCCAAGCATCCCTCCAAGATGGCCGCCAATTACTGTATGGTTATGAGCGGATGGAGCTCCGCAAAGAGGGCCAAATAGAAAACCGGCAGTTTTGGTTGGGCCTGCGCTTGGTCCAAAACAATAAAGAATTGCAGCATCTATCTATAAAGGCTATGGGCAACCTACAAACTAGCCTGAGCTTTAGGCTAGATGATCACCGTGGCCTAGAGCAGCTAGAGCATATTATTGAGTTTTCTTTTAGCGATGGCTATTGTGGTGGGACCAATGGGATGCAAACGGTTTTTCTTCAAAAACAGCGGCTCTATGCCTTGCCCCCCCTTTATAGTGGTTCCGACCTCCCCGTTTTCCAACATCAATACTTTGTTTACCCTAAGGAGCATCAAAAAAGCGCCAACCTACTCATTTTCAAAAATGAGTCTGGAGAATATGATGATGCCACAGGACAACCGCAGTACGATCAGCAAAGCAGTACTGACTTTTTATGGAATGGCCGAGTTCTTCTGCCCCTAAAACCTTAA
- a CDS encoding SDR family oxidoreductase, whose product MSVAVITGATKGIGRALALMGAEKGYDLALCSRTLADLEAFKAELLAINSDIKVFIQAVDMSKKAAVKAFGAAILQEFEQLDLVINNAGVFIPCPLTEAGHEQSFELMMDTNLYSAYYLTQALLPKMQAQKSGHIFNMCSIASFMPYGAYAVSKHAMLGFSRVLREEVKAQGIRVTAVMPGATYTASWEGTELPQERFMKAEDIAQSVWDCHGLSPQTVVEEIILRPQLGDI is encoded by the coding sequence ATGTCAGTTGCAGTAATTACGGGTGCGACCAAGGGAATTGGGCGTGCCTTGGCCCTAATGGGGGCCGAAAAAGGCTATGATTTGGCCCTTTGTTCTAGAACTTTGGCCGATTTAGAAGCCTTTAAAGCCGAACTTTTGGCTATAAACTCAGATATAAAGGTCTTTATTCAGGCTGTTGATATGTCTAAAAAGGCAGCGGTAAAAGCTTTTGGGGCAGCCATTCTACAGGAGTTTGAGCAGCTTGATTTAGTGATCAATAATGCGGGGGTGTTTATTCCTTGTCCCTTAACGGAGGCTGGACATGAGCAGAGTTTTGAGCTCATGATGGATACCAATCTCTATAGTGCGTATTATTTAACGCAGGCGCTATTGCCCAAGATGCAGGCCCAAAAATCGGGACATATCTTTAATATGTGTTCTATTGCTAGCTTTATGCCTTATGGGGCTTATGCTGTTTCTAAGCATGCTATGCTGGGCTTTTCTAGAGTCCTTAGAGAAGAGGTAAAAGCTCAGGGGATTCGGGTGACGGCTGTTATGCCAGGCGCCACTTATACGGCTTCTTGGGAGGGCACAGAGCTACCCCAAGAACGCTTTATGAAAGCCGAAGATATTGCGCAATCGGTTTGGGATTGCCACGGTTTGAGTCCGCAAACGGTGGTGGAAGAAATTATCCTAAGGCCGCAGTTAGGTGATATTTAA
- a CDS encoding AraC family transcriptional regulator translates to MNRKERKRFGSAQSPCLEMGYEAGPREELVQKGLLVLWAKNAVSIEVDGEPLALGPDELLFLGPEQRRQFLAIDGLSYLQFNPLFHCILEQDQELGCKGRLFFSAAELPKIALLGRLGKKIKQTWAEIEEELVLEAPHKLSLLRSLLRNLLIYANRLYLENHQKAAEKWPQEELVREFYYLVNQHFREKTKVSDYAKLLHRSPKTLSNLLKELGHKSPQQYIQERRTLEARRLLIYSNKSIAEISSELGFEEKRSFSRFFKQQTQFSPTEFRRQKGNMATS, encoded by the coding sequence ATGAACAGAAAAGAGCGAAAACGTTTTGGTTCTGCTCAAAGCCCTTGCTTAGAGATGGGGTATGAGGCGGGGCCTCGAGAGGAACTGGTCCAGAAAGGCTTATTGGTTCTTTGGGCTAAAAATGCGGTATCTATAGAAGTAGATGGAGAGCCCTTAGCCTTGGGGCCGGATGAGCTTCTTTTTTTGGGGCCAGAACAAAGGCGGCAATTTTTGGCGATAGATGGCCTATCCTACCTACAATTTAATCCCTTATTTCACTGTATTTTGGAGCAGGACCAAGAATTGGGTTGTAAGGGGCGTCTATTTTTTTCGGCTGCAGAGCTGCCTAAAATTGCCTTATTGGGCCGATTGGGAAAAAAGATTAAGCAAACTTGGGCCGAGATCGAGGAAGAGCTGGTCCTAGAAGCGCCGCATAAGCTCAGTTTATTGCGTAGTTTGCTGCGCAACCTACTCATCTATGCCAACCGCCTTTATTTGGAAAACCACCAAAAAGCGGCAGAAAAATGGCCACAGGAAGAGCTGGTTCGAGAATTTTATTATTTGGTCAATCAGCATTTTAGAGAAAAGACCAAAGTGAGTGATTATGCCAAATTGCTACATCGCTCGCCCAAAACGCTGAGCAATCTGCTCAAGGAATTGGGCCATAAAAGTCCGCAGCAGTATATTCAAGAAAGAAGAACCCTAGAAGCTCGGCGTTTACTTATTTACAGTAATAAATCAATAGCTGAAATTAGCAGCGAATTGGGCTTTGAGGAAAAGCGCAGTTTCAGCCGTTTTTTTAAGCAGCAAACCCAATTCTCCCCCACTGAGTTTAGGCGGCAAAAAGGAAATATGGCTACATCTTAG
- a CDS encoding OsmC family protein, whose protein sequence is MSVKIEISNEGSHFVSNVHNGQVDMQLDLPMAAGAPYSGYSPVDLLLSSIAYCKLATVRFIAMKNQWKLEKITAQLEMKEDMTGELPETSVSMKMQIQGELKEEQKAQLLAAANHCHVHQLLEGNWKIEDIQLESEVLS, encoded by the coding sequence ATGAGCGTAAAAATTGAAATCAGTAATGAGGGAAGCCACTTTGTCTCTAATGTGCACAATGGCCAAGTAGACATGCAGTTGGATCTTCCGATGGCGGCTGGCGCCCCTTATAGTGGTTATTCTCCAGTAGATTTATTATTGTCTAGTATTGCCTATTGCAAGCTGGCCACGGTTCGTTTTATTGCCATGAAAAACCAATGGAAGCTAGAGAAAATCACGGCTCAATTGGAGATGAAAGAGGACATGACTGGCGAGCTTCCTGAAACCAGCGTAAGTATGAAGATGCAGATTCAGGGAGAATTGAAGGAAGAACAGAAAGCCCAGCTTTTGGCTGCGGCTAATCACTGCCATGTTCATCAGCTTTTGGAGGGTAATTGGAAAATTGAAGACATCCAGTTAGAATCGGAAGTCTTGAGTTAG
- a CDS encoding M23 family metallopeptidase: MKKRVFYRYNRNTLSYERIKKNWLQQIGQMTMILTATAFYGWGLWTLAAPQSLRDYVAEKQLITAKIQETNQKLDIMGAALVDLKERDQNLYSPTLDLNQIDDSEWEYGVGGSVKHPELQQLQDGAALVEMAEKLQKIRHQMSMVAASQDKLLTKTSKAEKRMRAIPAIRPLLRLERALHLSSGFGMRRNPFNKSVWQMHPGIDLGAPMGAPIFATGDGTVVRVEHKRSGYGFNVVIDHGYGYKTLYGHMCLIDAKVGQKVQRGEIIGYVGSTGYSTSPHVHYEVFINNKRVDPEPYIADMTTEQIKTIAKSVDPEVSFSYKRRRSRRRR; encoded by the coding sequence ATGAAAAAACGAGTATTCTATCGTTATAACAGGAACACGCTCTCCTACGAACGAATCAAAAAAAATTGGCTCCAACAAATTGGCCAAATGACCATGATTCTGACCGCCACGGCCTTTTATGGCTGGGGATTATGGACGCTAGCGGCTCCTCAAAGTCTGCGTGATTATGTTGCCGAAAAACAACTAATTACCGCAAAAATTCAAGAAACCAACCAGAAATTGGACATCATGGGCGCTGCCTTGGTAGACCTCAAAGAACGGGACCAAAACTTATATAGCCCCACGCTAGACCTCAATCAAATTGATGATAGCGAATGGGAATATGGAGTAGGGGGTAGCGTAAAGCATCCCGAACTCCAACAACTCCAAGATGGAGCGGCCTTAGTTGAAATGGCCGAAAAGTTGCAAAAAATCCGTCACCAAATGTCTATGGTGGCCGCCTCTCAAGATAAGTTATTAACCAAAACCAGTAAGGCCGAAAAGCGCATGCGCGCTATTCCTGCAATCCGGCCCCTTTTGCGCCTAGAGCGCGCTCTTCACCTCTCTTCGGGTTTTGGTATGCGTAGAAATCCTTTTAATAAGTCCGTTTGGCAAATGCACCCCGGTATTGACTTGGGCGCACCTATGGGAGCTCCCATTTTCGCTACTGGCGATGGTACGGTGGTTCGTGTAGAGCATAAACGCAGTGGCTATGGCTTTAATGTGGTGATCGACCACGGCTATGGCTATAAAACACTCTATGGCCACATGTGCTTGATTGATGCCAAAGTGGGCCAAAAAGTACAGCGTGGAGAAATTATTGGCTATGTGGGTAGCACGGGCTATTCTACTTCGCCTCATGTTCACTATGAAGTGTTTATCAATAATAAGCGTGTAGATCCAGAACCCTACATTGCTGATATGACCACAGAACAAATCAAAACGATTGCAAAATCTGTAGATCCTGAGGTCAGCTTCTCTTATAAGCGCCGCCGTTCGCGCCGCCGCCGATAG
- a CDS encoding O-methyltransferase, translating to MLDFPPKNIQDYCEQHSAVFPDEILKEIERYTHLHVLMPQMISGQLQGHFLALLSKLLAPKKILEVGTFTGYSAICLAQGLAPGGRLLTIDINEELEEAVNGFFKKADLAQKIELRIGAALDIIPQLSDDWDLAFIDADKMNYDNYYELILPKMRSGGCIIIDNVLWSGKVAEEELKGKKTIAIDALNKKIREDKRVEPMLLPLRDGMMMIRKK from the coding sequence ATGTTAGATTTTCCGCCCAAGAATATACAAGATTACTGCGAGCAGCATTCAGCGGTTTTTCCCGATGAGATCCTCAAAGAGATAGAACGCTATACGCATTTGCATGTACTAATGCCCCAGATGATTTCTGGGCAGCTACAGGGCCATTTTCTGGCTTTGTTGAGCAAGCTCTTGGCCCCCAAAAAGATTTTAGAAGTAGGGACCTTTACAGGCTATTCGGCTATTTGTCTGGCTCAAGGGTTGGCGCCCGGCGGACGCCTACTGACCATAGACATTAACGAGGAGCTAGAGGAGGCCGTTAATGGCTTTTTTAAGAAGGCTGACCTGGCCCAAAAAATTGAGCTGCGCATCGGCGCCGCCCTAGATATTATCCCCCAATTAAGCGATGACTGGGATCTGGCATTTATTGATGCCGATAAAATGAATTATGATAATTATTATGAACTCATTTTACCCAAAATGCGCAGCGGCGGATGTATTATTATCGATAATGTGCTCTGGAGCGGTAAGGTGGCCGAAGAGGAGCTCAAAGGAAAGAAAACGATCGCTATCGATGCCCTAAATAAAAAGATTCGAGAAGATAAACGGGTGGAGCCTATGCTTTTACCCCTCCGAGACGGTATGATGATGATCCGAAAGAAGTAG
- a CDS encoding APC family permease → MEEQARENKLGLAAAVAVIAACMIGIGVFTSLGYQVIGIKSTFAVVVLWLVGGLVALCGALVYGELAVRLPGSGGEYNYLSKIYHPVLGFLSGWTSATIGFAAPIAASAMAFSKYFSWALPSYFEGMSEAELKNAQLVVAMVLVLLAALVNFMKLSWSSLIQSGTTYLNLFLIVVLIVCGFFIAGDTSHFSFSMEAVDFEAIASHSFAVSLIYVSYAFSGWNAVTYVAGEVKSANKNVPRSLILSVVLVATLYVLLNFVFLYRVPMEELAGQNEVGAIAAQAIFGDLGGQLISAMICLGLLASVLGMTLAGPRVSQQMGQDLKGLRFWAISNKAGAPYMAVIIQSFIALALIYTASFDAVIRYVGFTLALFTCLTVVGLLVLRTRQPASKGYRLPLYPLPAVIFILLELWMLVYTMIDHPKESFAGLATLLLGLMVYFLAKGRE, encoded by the coding sequence GTGGAAGAGCAAGCAAGAGAAAATAAATTGGGCCTAGCTGCGGCTGTAGCCGTTATTGCTGCCTGCATGATTGGTATAGGGGTATTTACGAGTTTGGGCTATCAAGTGATTGGGATCAAATCTACCTTTGCGGTAGTGGTCCTTTGGTTGGTGGGGGGACTGGTAGCGCTTTGTGGCGCTTTGGTCTATGGCGAGTTGGCTGTTCGTTTGCCAGGTTCTGGTGGTGAGTATAATTACCTGAGTAAGATTTATCATCCCGTCTTGGGCTTTTTGTCGGGTTGGACCTCTGCCACAATTGGTTTTGCGGCCCCCATTGCCGCTTCGGCTATGGCCTTTAGCAAATATTTTTCTTGGGCTTTGCCTAGCTATTTTGAGGGCATGAGCGAGGCCGAACTGAAAAATGCACAGTTAGTTGTGGCCATGGTTTTGGTCCTTTTGGCGGCCTTGGTCAATTTTATGAAACTCTCTTGGTCCTCTTTGATACAAAGTGGAACCACCTATCTCAATCTCTTTCTGATTGTGGTCCTGATTGTCTGCGGCTTTTTTATAGCTGGAGATACGAGCCATTTTTCCTTTAGCATGGAGGCCGTAGATTTTGAGGCCATTGCTAGCCATAGTTTTGCCGTTTCCCTGATTTATGTCTCTTATGCCTTTTCGGGCTGGAATGCGGTCACTTATGTGGCGGGAGAGGTGAAATCGGCCAATAAAAATGTACCTCGATCTTTGATTTTGTCCGTTGTTTTGGTGGCGACGCTTTATGTTCTACTCAATTTTGTATTTTTGTATCGAGTTCCGATGGAGGAGCTAGCTGGGCAAAATGAAGTGGGCGCCATTGCGGCCCAAGCCATTTTTGGCGATTTGGGCGGGCAGTTGATTTCGGCCATGATTTGCCTAGGGCTTTTGGCTTCTGTTTTAGGCATGACCTTAGCAGGCCCCAGAGTGAGCCAACAAATGGGGCAAGACCTAAAAGGCTTGCGTTTTTGGGCCATTAGCAATAAGGCGGGAGCGCCTTATATGGCCGTAATTATTCAGTCTTTTATTGCCTTAGCCCTTATTTATACCGCTAGCTTTGATGCCGTAATTCGCTATGTGGGCTTTACCTTGGCCCTCTTTACCTGCCTAACGGTTGTGGGCCTTTTGGTCCTCAGAACTCGGCAGCCAGCGAGCAAAGGCTATCGCTTACCGCTCTATCCTTTGCCTGCAGTAATTTTCATTTTGCTAGAGCTTTGGATGTTGGTGTATACGATGATCGATCATCCTAAAGAGTCTTTTGCTGGTTTGGCTACCTTGCTCCTTGGGTTAATGGTCTATTTTTTGGCCAAGGGCCGAGAATAA
- a CDS encoding ATP-dependent Clp protease adaptor ClpS: MWKEPAIFSQRKEYHEEEEVLLMDPLKDEVKLLVYNDDHNTFDWVIESFVEVCGHSSIQAEQLSYMIHFNGKAVVKTGTKAKLKPMKEALLDRGLSAVLED; encoded by the coding sequence ATGTGGAAAGAGCCAGCTATTTTTTCGCAAAGAAAAGAATATCACGAAGAGGAAGAGGTCCTATTAATGGATCCTTTAAAAGATGAAGTCAAGCTTTTGGTTTACAATGACGACCACAACACCTTTGATTGGGTCATTGAGTCTTTTGTGGAGGTTTGTGGTCATAGCAGCATTCAGGCCGAGCAATTGAGTTATATGATTCACTTTAATGGCAAGGCGGTGGTAAAAACAGGGACCAAAGCCAAGCTAAAGCCGATGAAAGAGGCCTTGTTAGATCGGGGTTTATCGGCTGTTTTGGAGGATTAA
- the ggt gene encoding gamma-glutamyltransferase, with protein MRYLAYFLLLCAFFSCQNSYQEFKQLEGEKAMLVSAHPIASLAGKKVLKAGGNAIDAAVAVHFMLAVVYPEAGNIGGGGFMIFRPAQGPVQSLDFRETAPALAYRDMYLDSLGQANDSLSRLGALSVGVPGSVAGLFEAHQKYGKLPWAKLIAPAIEVAEKGYILSASAAKRLNEKLPEMRKVNRYPMPFMQKESWAAGDRIVQKELAQTLKRIQKEGRDGFYKGETAALFLAEMQAAGGLIQAEDLDNYQPKWRSPIQFNYKKNYTIYSMPPPSSGGIALAQLLQMVEDYPLKQMGFQSTRAVHLMVEAERRVYSDRAKHLGDTDFYPVPIEALTDKTYAKNRMRSFSYQKASPSEKIQAGQPKKVAEETTHYSIVDEAGNAVSITTTLNGNFGSKLMVQGAGFFLNNEMDDFSAKPGHPNMFGLLGSQANAIAPKKRMLSSMTPTIVDKDGELFMVLGSPGGSTIITSVFQVLLNVIEFEQDLPSAVQAPRFHHQWLPDQIYIEAGAIPESEQEQLKKMGHQFKLREPIGRVDAIIRLPNGKWQGAADQRGNDSAAGY; from the coding sequence ATGCGCTATTTAGCTTATTTTTTGCTGCTTTGCGCCTTCTTTTCTTGCCAAAACAGCTATCAGGAATTTAAACAATTGGAGGGCGAAAAAGCCATGCTGGTTTCGGCCCACCCCATAGCTTCTTTGGCGGGCAAAAAAGTGCTTAAGGCAGGCGGGAACGCCATCGATGCCGCCGTGGCCGTTCATTTTATGCTGGCCGTGGTCTATCCAGAAGCGGGCAATATTGGCGGGGGCGGCTTTATGATTTTTCGCCCAGCCCAGGGACCCGTACAAAGCTTAGATTTTAGAGAAACCGCCCCTGCCCTAGCCTATCGAGATATGTATTTAGATAGCCTAGGCCAAGCTAATGATAGCCTCAGCCGATTAGGGGCGCTCTCGGTGGGGGTGCCCGGCTCGGTGGCCGGACTCTTTGAGGCCCATCAAAAATATGGGAAGCTTCCTTGGGCCAAATTGATTGCCCCCGCTATTGAAGTAGCAGAAAAAGGCTATATCTTGTCTGCTTCGGCAGCTAAGCGCCTAAATGAAAAGCTGCCCGAAATGAGAAAGGTCAATCGCTACCCAATGCCTTTTATGCAAAAAGAAAGCTGGGCAGCAGGCGATCGCATTGTCCAAAAAGAATTGGCCCAAACCCTAAAACGCATCCAAAAAGAAGGGCGAGATGGCTTTTATAAGGGGGAAACCGCAGCCCTTTTCTTGGCCGAAATGCAGGCGGCGGGCGGCTTGATTCAGGCCGAAGACCTAGACAACTACCAGCCCAAATGGCGAAGCCCCATCCAGTTTAATTATAAAAAGAACTATACCATTTATAGCATGCCGCCGCCCTCTAGTGGAGGCATCGCCCTGGCCCAACTGCTGCAAATGGTAGAGGATTATCCCCTCAAGCAAATGGGCTTTCAATCAACTCGAGCGGTGCATTTAATGGTAGAAGCCGAACGCCGAGTCTATAGCGATAGAGCCAAACATTTGGGCGATACTGACTTTTATCCCGTACCAATTGAGGCCCTAACCGATAAGACTTATGCCAAAAATAGAATGCGGTCCTTTTCTTACCAAAAAGCCAGTCCAAGCGAAAAAATTCAGGCGGGACAGCCTAAAAAAGTGGCGGAGGAAACCACCCATTATTCTATTGTTGATGAGGCCGGCAATGCGGTTTCGATTACCACCACCCTCAACGGCAATTTTGGCAGCAAATTGATGGTCCAAGGGGCGGGCTTTTTCCTAAACAACGAGATGGATGATTTTAGCGCAAAACCAGGCCACCCCAATATGTTCGGCCTTTTGGGCAGCCAAGCCAATGCCATTGCCCCCAAAAAACGGATGCTCAGCTCCATGACGCCCACTATTGTCGATAAAGATGGGGAGCTTTTTATGGTTTTGGGCAGCCCCGGCGGCTCCACCATTATCACTTCTGTTTTTCAGGTCCTCCTCAATGTCATTGAGTTTGAGCAAGATTTGCCCAGCGCCGTTCAAGCCCCTCGTTTTCATCATCAGTGGCTACCCGATCAGATTTATATTGAAGCGGGGGCCATTCCAGAAAGCGAACAAGAGCAGCTCAAAAAAATGGGCCATCAATTTAAGTTGCGGGAGCCTATTGGCCGTGTAGATGCCATTATTCGCTTGCCCAATGGAAAATGGCAGGGTGCTGCCGACCAAAGAGGCAATGATAGCGCTGCAGGCTACTAA
- the aat gene encoding leucyl/phenylalanyl-tRNA--protein transferase, protein MYNFLSNDNIDEFPPIEEDLDGIVAVGGQLTTARLLSAYRKGIFPWTAAKQPIMWWSPDPRMLMRPEEVKISKSMRKILARGDFKITLDTAFEEVIRNCANIPRRGQEVAEGEESGAWLLEDMQEAYINLHKAGHAHSVEAWQDGELVGGLYGVAVGWNFSGESMFSKVSNASKAAYLTLVPLLGQLGFQWIDCQMYTEHLSSLGARLYPRKIYLDFLKENEQEPGIQGSWTHLL, encoded by the coding sequence ATGTACAACTTTCTTTCAAATGACAACATTGACGAATTTCCGCCCATAGAAGAGGATTTGGATGGTATTGTAGCGGTTGGGGGGCAACTAACGACTGCCCGTTTGCTTTCTGCTTATCGCAAGGGGATTTTCCCTTGGACTGCTGCCAAGCAACCTATTATGTGGTGGTCTCCGGATCCGCGGATGCTCATGCGGCCAGAGGAGGTAAAGATTAGTAAGTCCATGCGGAAAATCTTGGCCCGTGGAGACTTTAAAATCACTTTGGACACCGCCTTTGAGGAGGTGATTCGCAACTGCGCCAATATTCCCCGCCGCGGCCAGGAGGTTGCCGAGGGAGAAGAATCTGGGGCTTGGCTCTTGGAGGATATGCAAGAGGCCTACATCAACCTGCATAAGGCGGGGCATGCCCATTCTGTAGAAGCCTGGCAAGATGGCGAATTGGTTGGGGGGCTATATGGTGTAGCTGTGGGTTGGAACTTCTCTGGGGAGTCTATGTTTTCCAAGGTTTCTAATGCCTCTAAGGCGGCCTATTTGACCTTAGTGCCGCTTTTGGGCCAGCTTGGGTTTCAGTGGATTGACTGCCAGATGTACACCGAGCATTTATCCAGTCTTGGGGCTCGGCTGTATCCTCGAAAAATTTACTTAGACTTTCTTAAAGAGAATGAGCAGGAGCCTGGGATTCAGGGTTCTTGGACGCATTTGCTTTAG
- a CDS encoding thioredoxin family protein, with translation MKQFIFSLSFCLLAVSSLFAQGIQFESGSWADVKAKAKAQNKPIFVDAYAVWCGPCKWMSANSFTDASVGELYNSGFINYKFDMEKGEGPAFAQQQSIRAYPTLLFFSPDGELLKKAEGARDAEGLISLAKPYLMANNNANQGQTTQDNDWESLNAKAWEYYETKSSRADLSKALKWANASIEMNRNWYNLDTKAQLLAKLGRNKEALELAVDAILAAQDAGELAEAEETMDLLRKLRNN, from the coding sequence ATGAAACAATTTATTTTTAGTCTTAGCTTCTGTCTATTAGCAGTGAGCAGCCTTTTTGCCCAGGGCATTCAGTTTGAATCTGGAAGTTGGGCCGATGTAAAAGCCAAAGCCAAGGCCCAAAACAAACCCATTTTTGTAGACGCCTATGCCGTTTGGTGTGGCCCCTGCAAATGGATGTCGGCCAATAGTTTTACCGATGCCTCCGTGGGCGAGCTCTACAACAGTGGCTTTATCAACTACAAATTTGATATGGAAAAAGGCGAAGGGCCAGCTTTTGCTCAGCAGCAGAGCATTCGGGCCTACCCCACCCTCCTTTTCTTCTCCCCCGATGGCGAACTACTCAAAAAAGCAGAAGGCGCCCGAGATGCAGAAGGCCTCATCAGCTTGGCCAAACCTTATTTGATGGCCAACAATAATGCAAATCAGGGACAAACGACCCAAGATAACGACTGGGAAAGCCTCAACGCCAAAGCTTGGGAGTACTACGAAACTAAATCGAGCCGCGCTGACCTCAGCAAAGCCCTAAAATGGGCCAATGCCTCTATTGAGATGAACCGAAATTGGTATAATTTGGATACCAAAGCGCAGCTACTCGCCAAATTGGGCCGCAATAAAGAAGCCCTAGAACTAGCCGTAGATGCTATTTTGGCCGCTCAAGACGCTGGCGAATTAGCAGAAGCCGAAGAAACCATGGACCTTTTGCGAAAGCTCCGAAATAACTAA
- a CDS encoding group 1 truncated hemoglobin produces MTKYLNGFLFAVLALALFMGSCKEDDTDDNTNDEPTLYERVGGTTMVADPNNSSQMIEQGYLTLRSVVDSAIFVIAADTVMAPYFQVLLTEVGNGDLSGVTALSASLTNFMAVATGAENFSYNGRDMVTAHDPAQYNRMGLAADDAAYDAFIADVGTALGQNGVTDTALINDLVALLETLRSDIVQR; encoded by the coding sequence ATGACAAAGTATTTAAATGGTTTTCTCTTTGCCGTATTGGCCTTAGCCCTTTTTATGGGCTCTTGTAAAGAAGATGACACCGATGACAACACGAATGACGAGCCAACGCTTTATGAGCGAGTTGGTGGAACAACCATGGTTGCAGACCCCAACAACTCTAGTCAAATGATTGAGCAAGGTTATTTGACCCTGCGCTCGGTAGTCGATTCTGCAATTTTTGTGATTGCTGCCGATACGGTAATGGCGCCTTATTTTCAGGTTTTGCTTACGGAAGTAGGCAATGGCGATCTGTCTGGCGTTACCGCATTGAGTGCTAGTTTGACTAACTTTATGGCCGTAGCTACTGGAGCAGAAAACTTTAGTTATAATGGCCGCGATATGGTCACTGCTCACGATCCCGCCCAATATAACCGCATGGGACTCGCTGCAGACGATGCTGCCTATGACGCCTTTATTGCGGATGTGGGAACGGCCCTTGGGCAAAATGGCGTAACCGATACAGCGCTTATCAATGATTTGGTAGCTTTGTTGGAAACCCTACGTTCTGATATCGTTCAGCGATAG